A genomic stretch from Mastacembelus armatus chromosome 7, fMasArm1.2, whole genome shotgun sequence includes:
- the prim1 gene encoding DNA primase small subunit — translation MPSSDYDLASLPDLLPLYYRRLFPFSQYYRWLNYGGVQKNYFQNREFSFTLKDDIYVRYQSFTTQTELEKEMHKMNPYKIDIGAVYSHRPNQHNTVKSGTFQALEKELVFDIDMTDYDDVRSCCSAADICSKCWTLMTIAIRILDRALRDDFGFQHLLWVYSGRRGVHCWVCDEAARKLSVAARSAVAEYLSLVKGGEETLKKVVLTDPIHPFIKESLAVVEDYFPQYALQAQDIFGRKESVEKVLTLVPDDVRRELQQLFEKEKKPENRWELVKDQATKKQATGKKGQHFEKEIMLQYCYPRLDVNVSKGVNHLLKSPFSVHPKTGRISVPMDINRLETFDPFAVPTISLICEELDRPRTGEEDIKENEKDAAEKRKIRDYKRTSLAKYVKYFDQFLDGMASSWKGELLRKSDLQKEF, via the exons ATGCCGTCCTCAGACTATGACCTAGCTAGTCTCCCGGACTTATTGCCGTTGTACTACCGGCGGCTGTTCCCCTTCTCCCAGTACTATCGGTGGCTAAACTATGGAGGAG TGCAGAAGAACTACTTTCAGAATCGGGAGTTCTCCTTCACACTCAAAGATGACATCTACGTCCGCTACCAGTCGTTCACTACACAGACTGAGCTGGAGAAGGAAATGCACAAGATGAACCCTTACAAGATTGATATTGGAGCAGTATACAGCCACAGG CCAAATCAACACAACACCGTGAAGTCAGGAACCTTCCAAGCCTTGGAGAAGGAGCTGGTGTTTGATATCGATATGACAGATTATGATGATGTCAGAAGCTGTTGCAG CGCTGCAGACATTTGCTCCAAGTGCTGGACCCTGATGACCATCGCTATTCGCATCCTGGATAGAGCTCTTCGAG ATGACTTTGGTTTCCAGCATCTGCTGTGGGTTTATTCTGGCAGAAGAGGGGTGCATTGCTGGGTGTGTGATGAAGCTGCCCGGAAGCTCTCTGTAGCAGCACGCTCTGCTGTTGCAGAATACCTGAGCCTGGTGAAG GGTGGCGAAGAGACTCTGAAGAAAGTAGTGTTGACAGATCCAATTCATCCTTTTATAAA AGAGTCTTTGGCAGTGGTGGAGGATTACTTTCCCCAGTATGCACTACAGGCACAGGACATATTCGGCCGCAAGGAGTCTGTAGAAAAAGTGTTGACGCTTGTGCCTGACG ATGTAAGAAGAGAACTACAGCAGCTCtttgaaaaggagaagaagcCTGAAAATCGCTGGGAATTAGTCAAGGATCAAGCCACTAAGAAACAG GCCACTGGCAAGAAGGGCCAACACTTTGAGAAAGAAATCATGTTGCAGTATTGTTACCCACGGCTGGATGTGAATGTCAGCAAAGGCGTAAACCATTTGCTGAAGAGCCCCTTCAGTGTACACCCCAAGACAG GACGCATTTCCGTTCCCATGGACATCAACAGATTAGAGACATTTGATCCATTTGCTGTGCCCACAATCAG tctCATCTGTGAGGAGCTGGATAGGCCCAGAACAGGAGAAGAGGACATCAAGGAAAACGAAAAGGATGCAGCAGAGAAACGAAAGATAAGAG ATTACAAAAGAACCAGCTTGGCAAAGTATGTGAAATACTTTGATCAGTTTCTGGATGGAATGGCTTCATCATGGAAAGGAGAACTTCTCAGAAAGAGTG ATCTTCAAAAAGAATTCTGA